One stretch of Hydrogenovibrio kuenenii DSM 12350 DNA includes these proteins:
- a CDS encoding OmpA/MotB family protein: protein MSSVKSEKIKSGWLFSFGDMITLLITFFILMIVLNKGEISKVQKWLEDDLDQVSIELTGQFQDAIFVKVKRTSLGVEIDINNDQAFVEGGFNPSEGLAKELTLVGEELKKIPLLTEEQSKVLPAGVAYDAKKQGLNLRREISIAGYTDNAKINPESSLRNNWFLSTMRAESVMQLLMESSGLPQKLFGIAGYGMYRPIASNDTPDGRAKNRRVKIVITANFTHQSKVEEKSS from the coding sequence ATGAGTAGTGTTAAGTCTGAAAAAATTAAGTCAGGATGGCTGTTCTCTTTTGGAGACATGATAACTTTATTGATTACCTTTTTTATTTTAATGATTGTATTGAATAAAGGGGAGATTTCTAAAGTACAGAAGTGGTTAGAGGATGATTTAGACCAGGTTTCCATTGAGTTAACAGGTCAATTTCAAGATGCAATTTTTGTAAAGGTTAAAAGAACGTCTCTCGGCGTGGAAATTGATATCAATAATGATCAAGCTTTTGTGGAAGGGGGGTTTAATCCATCAGAAGGTTTGGCAAAAGAATTAACATTGGTTGGAGAAGAGTTAAAGAAAATTCCTTTATTAACGGAAGAACAGTCTAAAGTTTTGCCAGCTGGTGTGGCTTATGATGCAAAAAAACAAGGGCTGAATTTACGTCGGGAGATTTCTATTGCAGGTTATACCGATAATGCGAAAATTAACCCGGAATCAAGTTTGAGAAATAACTGGTTTCTGAGCACTATGCGAGCAGAAAGTGTAATGCAGCTGCTTATGGAATCGAGTGGCTTACCTCAAAAGCTTTTTGGGATCGCGGGTTATGGTATGTATCGCCCTATAGCTTCAAATGATACACCTGATGGTCGTGCAAAAAATCGGCGAGTAAAAATTGTCATTACAGCCAACTTTACACACCAGTCAAAAGTCGAGGAAAAGTCATCCTAG
- a CDS encoding methyl-accepting chemotaxis protein: MKTHQKAGVWSRAKISTLSIILLVMMAGAGVFFTTAFTVIHTQLATTLNQWQHIHHLVAQSGTAETANSYQAVSTQLTQTITSVKNLTVYFIVAVLVAVGAFFILMYSTLMIKIVKPIKQMEKGILEITTTNDFSKVLDVKYQDEVGQVMTCFNGLTGDLKNIFDRINASLSEVANGNFDQRCTLEVHGDLQTLKNMVNASVDSVQTTMNSMEDIAGAISNGDFSARMNPEVKGNIRIKVDQAMQNMDTIIQQINFVMEKVMVSDFSQRITEDAKGQMAELKSFINKAVAEISQSIQELNTSAKHLSEGDLTYHMSRSFSGDLKTLQDNLSHAVTQLHNSMTQVINTSSEVAQGTLEISQGNDNLSERTQSQAASLEETASAVEQITSTVQQTSEHAQRAHELASETMTLTHDGRQVMQESVESMSRIQESSERISDIIALIDSIAFQTNLLALNAAVEAARAGEHGRGFAVVAGEVRSLAGKSSDAANDIRKLIDEVVAKVNQGASQLNETNDAFDKINQGVQTVTEIVAEITISAKEQATGIGQVNQAIAQLDSAVQQNAALVEQTAASASHLTEQAVKLQQDVSGFEVEKAGASKTLSLQEQY, translated from the coding sequence ATGAAAACTCATCAAAAAGCGGGAGTATGGAGTCGAGCGAAAATTTCGACCCTAAGCATTATTTTGCTAGTCATGATGGCAGGAGCTGGCGTATTTTTTACTACAGCATTTACCGTAATTCACACTCAACTCGCTACAACATTAAACCAGTGGCAGCATATCCACCATCTAGTCGCACAATCGGGAACCGCTGAAACAGCAAACTCCTATCAAGCAGTGAGCACTCAGTTAACACAAACCATTACATCTGTTAAAAACTTAACAGTTTACTTTATTGTGGCCGTACTTGTTGCTGTCGGCGCATTCTTTATTCTCATGTACAGCACCTTGATGATTAAGATCGTAAAACCGATCAAACAAATGGAAAAAGGGATATTAGAAATCACTACTACCAATGACTTTTCCAAAGTACTTGATGTGAAATACCAAGATGAAGTTGGACAAGTAATGACTTGCTTTAACGGCTTGACGGGCGATTTAAAAAATATCTTTGACCGAATTAATGCCAGCTTGTCAGAAGTTGCAAATGGTAACTTCGATCAACGCTGCACACTAGAAGTTCACGGCGACCTACAAACTTTAAAAAATATGGTGAATGCATCAGTTGACAGCGTACAAACCACAATGAATTCAATGGAAGACATTGCAGGTGCGATTTCAAATGGAGACTTTTCAGCTCGAATGAATCCTGAAGTAAAGGGAAATATTCGCATAAAAGTAGACCAAGCCATGCAAAATATGGACACCATTATTCAACAAATAAATTTTGTGATGGAAAAAGTGATGGTTTCCGACTTTAGCCAACGAATCACCGAAGATGCAAAAGGTCAAATGGCAGAGCTAAAGTCCTTTATCAACAAAGCCGTTGCAGAAATATCACAAAGCATTCAAGAGCTAAATACTTCAGCCAAACACTTAAGTGAAGGCGATCTCACTTATCACATGAGCCGGTCGTTTAGCGGTGATTTAAAAACCCTACAAGACAACTTATCTCATGCCGTCACCCAACTACATAACTCTATGACACAGGTTATCAACACTTCATCTGAAGTGGCACAGGGAACACTCGAAATCTCACAAGGTAACGACAACTTATCGGAAAGAACGCAATCTCAAGCAGCATCCTTAGAAGAAACTGCTTCTGCCGTAGAGCAAATAACATCTACTGTACAGCAAACATCCGAACATGCACAACGCGCCCATGAACTTGCAAGTGAAACCATGACACTGACGCATGACGGCCGTCAAGTAATGCAGGAATCGGTTGAATCTATGTCTCGTATTCAAGAATCCAGTGAACGCATCAGCGATATTATTGCATTAATTGACAGCATTGCTTTCCAAACCAATTTACTGGCCTTAAATGCAGCTGTGGAAGCGGCACGTGCTGGCGAACATGGCCGAGGATTTGCTGTTGTTGCTGGTGAGGTGAGAAGCTTGGCTGGTAAATCTTCCGATGCGGCCAACGACATTCGAAAACTGATAGATGAAGTCGTTGCTAAAGTAAATCAAGGCGCTTCACAATTAAATGAAACCAATGACGCTTTTGATAAAATCAATCAAGGCGTACAGACCGTAACTGAGATTGTTGCAGAAATAACCATTAGCGCTAAGGAGCAGGCTACAGGTATTGGCCAAGTAAATCAGGCAATCGCGCAGCTTGATAGTGCGGTACAGCAAAACGCTGCTTTAGTTGAACAAACTGCGGCAAGTGCTTCACACCTAACAGAACAAGCTGTGAAATTACAGCAAGATGTTTCAGGATTCGAAGTAGAAAAGGCAGGCGCATCTAAAACCCTCTCTCTACAAGAACAGTACTAG
- the ung gene encoding uracil-DNA glycosylase translates to MTHTDHSIDLEQSWLSRLHAEFDQPYMQALKQFLLDEKQQGKQILPKGNLWFNALNSTPFEQVKVVVLGQDPYPTPGHAHGLSFSVLPGVTPLPKSLLNINRELLDDLNINNSHTGFLQPWANQGVLLLNAVLTVEAGKPNAHQNHGWEQFTDKIIHLLAQEREHLVFILWGAYAQKKGKFIDRQKHFVIESPHPSPLSAYRGFYGSKPFSRSNTYLEQYGKTPINWQLPPI, encoded by the coding sequence ATGACTCATACAGACCATTCCATTGACTTAGAACAAAGCTGGTTATCACGCCTACACGCTGAATTTGATCAACCTTATATGCAAGCGTTAAAGCAGTTCTTGCTTGATGAAAAACAGCAAGGGAAACAAATTCTTCCTAAGGGAAACCTGTGGTTCAATGCTCTGAATTCAACACCTTTTGAACAAGTAAAAGTTGTTGTACTTGGCCAAGACCCCTACCCAACACCAGGACATGCGCATGGCCTAAGTTTTTCCGTTTTACCTGGTGTAACACCTTTGCCAAAGTCTTTACTCAATATCAACCGAGAATTACTAGACGATTTAAACATTAACAATTCACATACAGGTTTCTTACAGCCCTGGGCAAACCAAGGCGTCTTACTTCTCAATGCTGTTTTGACAGTAGAAGCAGGCAAGCCTAATGCCCATCAAAACCATGGCTGGGAACAGTTTACCGATAAAATCATTCACCTTTTAGCGCAAGAAAGGGAACATCTTGTGTTTATCCTTTGGGGTGCCTATGCACAGAAGAAAGGAAAATTTATCGACCGACAAAAACATTTTGTGATTGAGTCTCCGCATCCTTCACCGTTATCAGCCTATCGTGGTTTCTATGGCAGCAAACCTTTTTCAAGAAGCAATACTTACCTAGAACAGTATGGAAAAACGCCCATTAACTGGCAACTTCCGCCTATTTAA
- the pdxH gene encoding pyridoxamine 5'-phosphate oxidase, translating to MPNRDYHSERREYNFATLDKEQINADPFAQFSQWMTFAHQQEAIKDPTAMSISTVDVTGQPHSRVVLLKEFSTDGFVFYTNYESAKASELISNTKAALLFFWPEMDRQIRIEGQITKIAANKSKDYFLSRPRGSQLAALISKQSQVVKDRQTLEQRLQTAEETYENQEIPAPDNWGGYLLQANYFEFWQGRPNRLHDRFRYQKDSNGSWDINRLSP from the coding sequence ATGCCAAATCGCGATTACCACTCTGAACGGCGTGAATATAACTTTGCGACCTTAGACAAAGAGCAGATTAACGCCGACCCTTTTGCACAATTTTCGCAGTGGATGACATTTGCGCATCAACAAGAAGCCATTAAAGATCCTACAGCTATGTCCATCTCAACCGTGGACGTCACTGGTCAACCTCATAGCCGAGTCGTCTTGTTGAAAGAATTTTCTACCGATGGTTTTGTGTTCTACACCAACTACGAAAGTGCTAAAGCCAGTGAACTAATTTCTAATACTAAGGCTGCTTTACTTTTTTTCTGGCCAGAAATGGATCGTCAAATCCGAATAGAAGGGCAAATTACAAAAATTGCAGCCAACAAGTCAAAAGATTATTTTCTCAGCCGCCCAAGAGGAAGTCAGCTTGCAGCATTAATCTCCAAACAAAGCCAAGTCGTCAAAGACCGCCAAACACTTGAACAGCGACTACAAACAGCAGAAGAAACATATGAAAACCAAGAAATACCCGCGCCAGACAACTGGGGGGGCTATTTACTTCAAGCAAATTATTTTGAGTTTTGGCAAGGCCGCCCAAACCGTCTCCATGACCGCTTCAGATATCAAAAAGACAGCAATGGTAGCTGGGATATAAATCGTCTTTCGCCATAA
- the parE gene encoding DNA topoisomerase IV subunit B — MSGNYNASEIEVLTGLDPVRKRPGMYTDTTRPNHLAQEVIDNSVDEALAGYSNEIIVTHLKDGGMSIEDNGRGMPVDIHPEEGVPGVEVILTKLHAGGKFSNKAYQFSGGLHGVGVSVVNALSKRVEIEIKRDGVKYQIAFENGNLVEPLSEIGKVGKKNTGTKVTFWPDTSFFDSPKYALSKLKHLLRAKAVLSPGLQVIFYDEVSEEKCEWFYEDGLRDYLNHALDGIERFPVEGFVGDVNAEHEGVSWAIAWLEEPSENLLESYVNLIPTPQGGTHVNGLRAGATDAIREFCEFRNLLPRGIKLTPEDIWQNVAFVLSAKVREPQFAGQTKERLSSRECVPFISGVVKDAFSLWLNQHTEIGEKIAEIVINNAQSRNKKAKKVTRKKITSGPALPGKLADCTESDINMTELFLVEGDSAGGSAKQARDKNYQAIMPLRGKILNTWEVDSSQVLASQEIHDISVAVGVDPGSRDLSGLRYGKVCILADADSDGAHIATLICALFVKHFPALIENGHIYVAMPPLYRVDVGKQVFYALDEAEREGILDRIQAEKMSGKVQVTRFKGLGEMNPSQLRETTMLPATRRLVQLSMDESDSISVMDMMLAKKRSGDRKEWLEEKGDLAAVL; from the coding sequence GTGAGCGGAAACTATAATGCCTCAGAAATAGAAGTGTTAACAGGGTTAGACCCGGTAAGAAAAAGACCTGGAATGTATACGGATACCACCCGTCCTAACCATTTAGCACAGGAGGTTATCGACAACTCAGTAGATGAAGCTTTAGCGGGTTATTCAAATGAAATTATCGTCACCCATCTAAAAGATGGTGGTATGTCGATAGAAGACAACGGTCGCGGTATGCCGGTTGATATTCACCCTGAAGAAGGGGTTCCCGGTGTTGAAGTCATTCTGACAAAACTACATGCTGGTGGTAAGTTTTCTAATAAAGCCTACCAATTTTCTGGTGGTTTGCACGGTGTGGGGGTGTCAGTTGTTAATGCATTGTCTAAACGTGTTGAAATCGAAATTAAGCGTGACGGTGTTAAATATCAAATTGCTTTTGAAAACGGTAATCTTGTTGAGCCGTTGAGTGAGATAGGAAAAGTCGGCAAAAAGAATACGGGAACCAAGGTTACATTTTGGCCTGATACGAGTTTTTTCGACAGCCCTAAGTATGCCTTATCAAAATTAAAACATCTTCTTCGTGCAAAAGCAGTATTAAGCCCAGGGCTTCAGGTTATTTTTTATGATGAAGTGAGCGAAGAAAAATGTGAATGGTTCTATGAAGATGGTTTAAGAGACTATTTGAACCATGCATTAGATGGTATTGAGCGTTTTCCAGTAGAAGGGTTTGTCGGTGATGTTAATGCTGAACATGAAGGGGTTTCTTGGGCGATAGCCTGGTTGGAAGAACCTTCTGAAAACTTATTGGAAAGCTATGTTAACTTGATTCCAACACCTCAAGGAGGAACTCACGTTAACGGACTGCGTGCTGGTGCAACGGACGCCATTCGAGAGTTTTGTGAGTTCAGAAATTTGTTACCAAGAGGCATTAAGTTAACGCCTGAAGATATTTGGCAGAATGTTGCTTTTGTCCTTTCAGCTAAAGTACGCGAACCCCAATTTGCAGGTCAAACCAAAGAGCGATTGTCTTCACGTGAGTGCGTACCTTTTATTTCTGGTGTTGTTAAAGATGCATTTAGTTTGTGGCTGAATCAGCACACGGAAATCGGTGAAAAAATCGCAGAAATTGTCATTAACAATGCGCAAAGTCGTAACAAAAAAGCGAAGAAGGTCACTCGTAAGAAAATTACTTCTGGGCCTGCTCTGCCAGGTAAGTTGGCGGACTGTACAGAATCTGACATCAATATGACCGAGTTATTTTTGGTGGAAGGGGATTCTGCTGGAGGCTCTGCAAAACAAGCGCGTGATAAAAATTATCAGGCCATCATGCCGTTGCGAGGGAAGATATTGAATACTTGGGAAGTGGATTCTTCACAAGTGCTGGCGTCGCAAGAAATTCATGATATTAGCGTTGCTGTCGGTGTTGACCCTGGGTCGAGAGATTTATCCGGGTTACGATATGGTAAGGTTTGTATTCTGGCGGATGCGGACTCTGATGGTGCGCACATCGCTACTTTGATTTGTGCCCTGTTTGTGAAGCACTTTCCCGCATTGATTGAAAATGGACACATTTATGTTGCCATGCCGCCGTTATATCGAGTGGATGTTGGTAAACAAGTCTTTTATGCATTAGACGAAGCCGAGCGAGAAGGAATACTGGATCGTATCCAGGCAGAAAAAATGTCCGGTAAAGTTCAAGTGACGCGCTTTAAAGGTCTTGGTGAGATGAACCCGTCTCAGTTACGTGAAACAACAATGTTGCCAGCGACAAGACGTTTGGTGCAGCTAAGTATGGATGAGTCTGATTCCATTTCTGTTATGGATATGATGCTCGCTAAAAAACGATCGGGAGATCGAAAAGAATGGTTGGAAGAAAAAGGCGACTTGGCAGCGGTTTTATAG
- a CDS encoding PilZ domain-containing protein: MLFNSPSVHTERAAKVRGQTVTVEAILTEISITGVVVMSPKKASIGTRVEVFFEIPAKGYFRELSTTGFVEHFHSADNGYLLGIRFEEVPDDIRDYIQDFIDYKNRLHQLGKKSHHHSDN, from the coding sequence ATGCTCTTCAACAGTCCATCTGTCCATACTGAACGCGCCGCCAAAGTAAGAGGCCAAACTGTAACGGTGGAAGCCATTCTTACAGAGATTTCTATCACTGGCGTGGTCGTTATGAGCCCGAAAAAAGCCAGCATAGGCACTCGTGTCGAGGTTTTTTTTGAAATTCCCGCAAAAGGCTATTTTAGAGAGCTGAGCACAACAGGTTTTGTCGAACATTTTCATAGCGCTGATAACGGCTATTTACTCGGCATACGATTTGAAGAAGTGCCTGACGATATTCGTGACTACATTCAGGATTTCATCGACTACAAAAACCGTCTTCATCAACTCGGCAAAAAAAGCCACCACCACTCAGACAACTAA
- a CDS encoding PilZ domain-containing protein, with translation MNTSTNDRRHFERVSTERPVTLRIQEQPIQGKMIDLSLRGAGVLIHDTCVTTNQIELSFVLPTNTNYALSLSATITHSSPVRGQCLLGLEFINTPRSQETAIKEFIRFHHRLD, from the coding sequence ATGAACACTTCTACAAATGATAGGCGTCACTTTGAACGCGTCTCCACTGAGCGACCTGTTACCCTTAGGATTCAAGAACAACCTATACAGGGAAAAATGATCGACCTATCTCTTAGAGGTGCCGGAGTTTTAATACATGACACTTGCGTCACAACCAACCAGATCGAGCTAAGCTTTGTTTTACCGACAAATACGAATTACGCATTAAGTTTATCAGCAACGATCACACATAGCAGTCCTGTTCGCGGTCAATGTCTTTTGGGCCTTGAATTCATCAATACTCCTCGATCACAAGAAACCGCTATTAAGGAATTTATTCGATTTCATCACAGATTGGATTAG
- a CDS encoding heavy-metal-associated domain-containing protein, with translation MNNKLQVENIKCGGCANSIEKKLSSLEGVSNIVVNIEAGEVSFVASSSEQVEQVKHQLEAMGYPEEGSSQGIASATAKAKSYVSCAVGRMSAKD, from the coding sequence ATGAATAACAAGCTTCAGGTTGAGAATATTAAGTGCGGCGGGTGTGCAAACAGTATTGAGAAAAAGCTTTCTTCATTAGAAGGAGTAAGTAATATTGTTGTCAATATAGAGGCAGGAGAGGTTTCGTTTGTGGCCAGCTCAAGTGAACAGGTAGAACAAGTTAAACATCAGCTTGAAGCAATGGGCTACCCTGAAGAGGGAAGTAGTCAAGGGATTGCTTCTGCCACTGCTAAAGCCAAGTCTTATGTATCTTGTGCAGTTGGCCGAATGTCGGCAAAAGATTAA